A stretch of the Mycolicibacterium celeriflavum genome encodes the following:
- a CDS encoding LLM class F420-dependent oxidoreductase — MDYGLVLFTSDRGITPASAAKLADNHGFTTFYVPEHTHIPIKRQAAHPTTGDESLPDDRYMRTLDPWVSLGTAAAVTSRVRLSTAVALPVEHDPITLAKSIATLDHLSGGRVSLGVGFGWNTDELADHNVPPGRRRTMLREYLEAMRALWTQEEASYDGEFVNFGPSWAWPKPVQPHIPVLVGAAGTEKNFKWIARSADGWITTPRDFDIDEPVKLLQDTWAAAGREGAPQIVALDFKPDPEKLARWAELGVTEVLFGLPDKSADDVAAYVERLAGKLAALV; from the coding sequence ATGGATTACGGGCTCGTGCTGTTCACCAGTGACCGCGGGATCACTCCGGCGTCGGCCGCCAAGTTGGCCGACAATCACGGCTTCACCACGTTCTACGTGCCTGAGCACACCCACATCCCGATCAAGCGGCAGGCGGCACACCCCACGACGGGCGACGAGTCGCTGCCCGACGACCGCTACATGCGCACCCTGGACCCCTGGGTCAGCCTCGGCACCGCGGCCGCGGTGACGTCGCGCGTTCGGCTGTCGACGGCGGTCGCGCTGCCGGTCGAACACGACCCCATCACGCTCGCGAAGTCGATCGCCACGCTCGACCACCTGTCGGGCGGCCGCGTCAGCCTGGGGGTGGGATTCGGCTGGAACACCGATGAACTCGCCGACCACAACGTGCCGCCCGGTCGGCGGCGCACCATGTTGCGCGAGTACCTGGAAGCGATGCGGGCGCTGTGGACCCAGGAGGAGGCGTCCTACGACGGCGAGTTCGTCAACTTCGGGCCCAGCTGGGCGTGGCCCAAACCCGTGCAACCGCACATCCCGGTCCTCGTCGGCGCCGCGGGCACCGAGAAGAACTTCAAGTGGATCGCCCGGTCCGCGGACGGCTGGATCACCACGCCGCGTGACTTCGACATCGACGAGCCGGTCAAGCTGCTGCAGGACACCTGGGCGGCGGCGGGTCGCGAGGGGGCGCCGCAGATCGTGGCGCTGGATTTCAAGCCGGACCCCGAAAAGTTGGCCCGCTGGGCCGAACTCGGTGTCACCGAGGTGCTTTTCGGGCTTCCCGACAAGTCCGCCGACGACGTCGCCGCCTACGTCGAGCGCCTGGCGGGCAAGCTGGCCGCCCTGGTGTGA
- the modA gene encoding molybdate ABC transporter substrate-binding protein yields MAALFTLVTACADQSSQDTLTVFAAASLKGTFTEIGKRFEADNPGTTVEFSFAGSSDLVTQLTQGAPADVFASADTGNMDKAAAAGLLAGDPVNFASNTLTIAVRPGNPKHINALRDLTRPDVSTVVCAPQVPCGSATQKVEQAAGVELSPVSEESSVTDVLNKVTSGQADAGIIYVTDVRDAGGDVTAVALPEAAEAVNVYPIAALKESSRPDLARKFVEAVTGEAGQKVLGAAGFGKP; encoded by the coding sequence CTGGCCGCGCTGTTCACACTGGTGACCGCGTGTGCGGACCAGTCGTCACAGGACACGCTCACGGTGTTCGCCGCGGCTTCGCTGAAGGGCACGTTCACCGAGATCGGCAAGCGGTTCGAGGCGGACAATCCCGGCACCACGGTGGAGTTTTCGTTCGCCGGATCCTCCGACCTGGTCACGCAGTTGACACAGGGCGCGCCTGCCGACGTGTTCGCTTCCGCCGACACCGGGAACATGGACAAGGCTGCGGCGGCGGGACTGCTGGCCGGCGACCCGGTGAATTTCGCGTCGAACACGCTGACCATCGCGGTACGCCCTGGAAACCCCAAGCACATCAACGCATTACGTGACCTCACCCGGCCCGATGTCAGCACCGTGGTATGCGCTCCGCAGGTGCCGTGCGGCTCTGCGACGCAGAAGGTCGAACAGGCCGCAGGCGTGGAACTGTCGCCGGTCAGCGAGGAGTCGTCAGTCACCGATGTCCTCAACAAGGTCACCAGCGGCCAGGCCGACGCCGGAATCATCTACGTCACCGATGTCCGGGACGCAGGCGGCGATGTCACCGCGGTTGCGCTGCCTGAAGCCGCCGAGGCCGTCAACGTCTATCCTATTGCGGCGCTGAAGGAGTCGTCGCGGCCCGACCTCGCTCGGAAATTCGTCGAGGCGGTGACCGGCGAGGCGGGCCAGAAGGTGCTCGGCGCAGCTGGCTTCGGCAAGCCCTGA
- the pcrA gene encoding DNA helicase PcrA translates to MNLATETDQLLDGLNPQQREAVLHQGSPLLIVAGAGSGKTAVLTRRIAYLLAARDVGVGQVLAITFTNKAAAEMRERVVGLVGPRARNMWISTFHSSCVRILRNQASLIKGLNSNFSIYDADDSRRLLLMIGKDMGLDTKRYSPRLLSNGISNHKNELIGPEQAAAEASEAGEELPGIIAEVYAEYQRRLRAANALDFDDLIGETVAVLQAFPQIAQYYRRRFRHILVDEYQDTNHAQYVLVRELVGTETVDGVAPAELCVVGDADQSIYAFRGATIRNIEDFERDFPNATTILLEQNYRSTQNILNAANSVISRNTGRREKRLWTDEGDGELIVGYVADNEHDEARFVAQEIDALAEDGYSYNDFAVFYRTNNSSRALEEVFIRAGIPYKVVGGVRFYERREIRDIVAYLRVLDNPGDSVSMRRILNTPRRGIGDRAEACVAVYAENTGLSFNDALQAAAEGRVPMLNTRAEKCISAFVDMLDDLRGRLDGELGELVEAVLDRTGYRAELESSSDPQDLARLDNLNELVSVAHEFSTDLANAQALDDEPVDEDIPDTGVLAQFLERVSLVADADELPEHGAGVVTMMTLHTAKGLEFPVVFVTGWEDGMFPHMRALGDPTELSEERRLAYVGITRARQRLYLSRAKVRSSWGQPMLNPESRFLKEIPQHLIDWRRTDPTPSFSAPVSGAGRFGAPRPSPTRSGAGKRPLLVLEPGDRVTHDKYGLGRVEEVTGVGESAMSLIDFGSSGRVKLMHNHAPISKL, encoded by the coding sequence ATGAACCTGGCCACCGAAACCGACCAACTGCTCGACGGGCTCAACCCGCAGCAGCGCGAGGCCGTCCTGCACCAGGGCTCGCCGCTGCTCATCGTCGCCGGTGCCGGCTCGGGCAAGACCGCGGTGCTCACCCGCCGGATCGCCTATCTGTTGGCCGCCCGCGACGTCGGCGTCGGACAGGTACTGGCCATCACGTTCACCAACAAGGCCGCCGCCGAGATGCGCGAGCGGGTGGTCGGGCTGGTCGGCCCGCGGGCCCGCAACATGTGGATTTCCACCTTCCATTCCTCGTGCGTGCGGATCCTGCGCAACCAGGCCTCGTTGATCAAAGGCCTGAACTCGAACTTCTCGATCTATGACGCCGACGACTCGCGGCGCCTGCTGCTGATGATCGGCAAGGACATGGGGTTGGACACCAAGCGGTACTCGCCGCGGCTGCTGTCCAACGGCATCTCCAACCACAAGAACGAGTTGATCGGCCCGGAGCAGGCTGCGGCCGAGGCTTCGGAGGCGGGAGAGGAGCTGCCCGGCATCATCGCCGAGGTCTACGCCGAATACCAGCGGCGCTTACGCGCGGCCAACGCGCTCGACTTCGACGACCTGATCGGGGAGACAGTCGCTGTGCTGCAAGCGTTTCCGCAGATCGCGCAGTACTACCGGCGGCGGTTCCGGCACATCCTGGTCGACGAGTACCAGGACACCAACCACGCCCAGTACGTGCTGGTGCGCGAATTGGTCGGCACGGAGACGGTCGATGGGGTGGCGCCTGCCGAACTGTGCGTGGTGGGCGATGCCGACCAGTCGATCTACGCGTTCCGCGGCGCGACGATCCGCAACATCGAGGACTTCGAACGCGATTTCCCCAATGCCACAACGATTCTGCTGGAACAGAATTACCGCTCGACCCAGAACATCCTGAACGCCGCGAACTCGGTGATATCACGCAACACCGGCCGTCGGGAGAAGCGGCTGTGGACCGACGAGGGCGACGGCGAGTTGATCGTCGGCTACGTCGCCGACAACGAGCACGACGAGGCGCGCTTCGTCGCGCAAGAGATCGACGCGCTCGCCGAGGATGGCTACTCCTATAACGACTTCGCGGTGTTCTACCGCACCAACAACTCGTCGCGTGCGCTCGAAGAGGTCTTCATCCGCGCCGGCATCCCGTACAAGGTCGTCGGCGGCGTTCGCTTCTATGAGCGCCGGGAGATCCGCGACATCGTCGCCTACCTGCGGGTGTTGGACAATCCCGGCGACTCGGTGAGCATGCGCCGCATCCTCAACACGCCCCGGCGCGGCATCGGCGACCGCGCCGAAGCATGCGTGGCGGTGTACGCCGAGAACACCGGCCTGTCCTTCAACGATGCGCTGCAGGCGGCCGCCGAGGGCAGGGTGCCGATGCTCAACACCCGTGCGGAGAAATGCATTTCGGCGTTCGTGGACATGCTCGACGACCTGCGTGGCCGTCTCGACGGGGAGCTCGGCGAGCTGGTCGAGGCGGTGCTCGACCGCACCGGCTACCGCGCCGAACTCGAGTCGTCCAGCGATCCGCAGGACCTCGCGCGGCTCGACAACCTCAACGAGTTGGTCAGCGTCGCACACGAATTCAGCACCGATCTGGCCAACGCCCAGGCGCTCGACGACGAGCCCGTCGATGAGGACATTCCCGACACCGGGGTGCTGGCGCAGTTCCTGGAGCGGGTGTCGCTGGTGGCAGACGCCGACGAACTGCCCGAGCACGGCGCCGGAGTCGTCACGATGATGACGTTGCACACCGCCAAGGGCCTCGAGTTCCCGGTCGTGTTCGTGACCGGCTGGGAGGACGGCATGTTCCCGCACATGCGGGCGCTCGGGGATCCCACCGAGCTCTCCGAGGAGCGCCGCTTGGCCTACGTCGGCATCACCCGGGCGCGCCAGCGGCTCTACCTCAGCCGGGCCAAGGTCCGCTCGTCGTGGGGTCAGCCGATGCTCAACCCGGAATCGCGGTTCCTCAAGGAGATTCCGCAACACCTCATCGACTGGCGGCGCACCGACCCGACACCGTCGTTCAGCGCACCCGTGAGCGGCGCGGGCCGATTCGGCGCCCCGCGACCGTCGCCGACCCGCTCGGGAGCGGGTAAGCGGCCGTTGCTGGTGCTCGAACCCGGCGACCGGGTCACCCACGACAAGTACGGGCTCGGCCGCGTCGAGGAGGTCACCGGCGTGGGCGAGTCGGCGATGTCGCTCATCGACTTCGGCAGCTCCGGTCGCGTCAAGCTGATGCACAACCACGCGCCGATCAGCAAGCTCTAA
- a CDS encoding DUF5336 domain-containing protein, whose translation MSYPSGPPGSPGYPPAQQPTTQFSAPTQQFGKAPDVGSAPGGPNKLPMYLAIAVAVLGLAVYLSSFGPLFTISASEFGGLGSISGSSFGLVLAVAAALLAGLLAGTSLLPRQSVSTSWYAVLAVVAFLLVIAEVINRPSGAAIDWGLYLIIAFTLFQAIVAVAALLFESGVITPPAPRQKYDQPYGQQYGGPGPYYGQQPGQHHGGPQQRPGYPSTYPGGYPGGPSTGGYLAAPQQSHQQGHQQQSQQQGQQHGQQGPPTPPTGFPTYGQPPSQSAHTSTQTTQAQQPSSSSQSGPAPS comes from the coding sequence ATGTCTTACCCGTCAGGTCCGCCCGGTAGCCCCGGATACCCGCCCGCACAGCAGCCGACCACCCAGTTCTCCGCGCCGACGCAACAGTTCGGCAAGGCGCCGGATGTGGGGTCGGCCCCCGGCGGCCCGAATAAGTTGCCGATGTACCTCGCCATCGCGGTGGCGGTGTTGGGCCTCGCGGTGTACCTGTCGAGCTTCGGGCCGCTGTTCACGATCTCGGCGTCCGAGTTCGGGGGCTTGGGCAGCATCAGCGGCAGCTCGTTCGGTCTGGTGCTCGCCGTCGCGGCGGCGCTTCTTGCGGGCCTGTTGGCCGGGACGAGCCTGCTGCCCAGGCAGTCCGTCTCCACGTCGTGGTACGCCGTGCTGGCGGTCGTCGCGTTCCTTCTGGTCATCGCCGAGGTGATCAACAGGCCGAGTGGCGCCGCGATCGACTGGGGCCTCTACCTGATCATCGCGTTCACGCTGTTCCAGGCGATCGTCGCGGTGGCGGCGCTGCTGTTCGAATCCGGCGTCATCACCCCGCCGGCCCCGCGGCAGAAGTACGACCAGCCCTACGGGCAGCAGTATGGCGGCCCAGGCCCGTACTACGGCCAGCAGCCGGGCCAGCATCACGGCGGACCGCAGCAGCGGCCGGGGTACCCGTCGACCTACCCGGGCGGCTACCCGGGCGGCCCGTCGACAGGCGGCTACCTGGCTGCGCCGCAGCAGAGCCACCAGCAAGGCCACCAGCAGCAGAGCCAGCAGCAGGGCCAGCAGCACGGCCAGCAGGGGCCGCCGACGCCGCCGACCGGATTCCCCACCTACGGCCAGCCGCCGTCCCAGTCGGCCCACACGTCGACTCAGACGACTCAGGCGCAACAGCCGTCGTCTTCCTCGCAGTCTGGCCCGGCGCCGTCGTAG
- a CDS encoding acetyl-CoA acetyltransferase: protein MVDPRTPVIVGVGQFTERIDDPDYRGMSAVDLATEAVRAALADTGVDVTAAAKAIETVYALRQFEISGPMPATLGKSNNYPRSVMRRVGGDPARVVLEPVGGQGPQKLVTEAGNAIAAGEFDVAMVIGSEPGSTTRYFANRDDKPDFTEHVDGPLEDRGHQIHQYFTEYTASHGLTGAAVQYGLLDNARRRRLGLGVAEYRRQMAELFAPLSKVAAKNPFSSSPVERSVEEIVTVTDDNRMICDPYPRLLVARDQVNQGAAAIMMSVAAARRLGVPEEKWVYLHGHSDMTEQGLLDRVDLGASPAAGHAAREAMRVAGIGVDDLATFDLYSCFPFPVFVICEALGVDADDPRGLTVTGGLPYFGGPGNSYSLHAIAETVTQLRDNPGRFGFVGANGGTMSKYSVGIYSTLPADWRTDRSAELNAEVAALPTVPVTEHPEGRATIETYSVRYDWPVRTGIIVGRLDSDDSRFLAISEDDDLVALMSDGDPLGAAITVRPADKVNRASLA from the coding sequence ATGGTCGATCCCCGGACCCCGGTCATCGTCGGCGTCGGGCAGTTCACCGAGCGCATCGACGATCCGGACTACCGCGGCATGTCGGCGGTGGACCTCGCGACCGAGGCGGTGCGAGCGGCGCTGGCCGATACCGGAGTCGACGTCACCGCGGCCGCGAAGGCCATCGAGACGGTGTACGCCCTGCGCCAGTTCGAGATCTCGGGGCCGATGCCCGCGACGCTGGGCAAGTCGAACAACTATCCGCGTTCGGTGATGCGGCGGGTCGGCGGCGATCCCGCGCGCGTGGTGCTCGAACCGGTCGGCGGCCAAGGCCCGCAGAAGCTCGTCACCGAGGCCGGAAACGCCATCGCGGCGGGTGAATTCGACGTCGCGATGGTCATCGGTTCGGAACCCGGGTCGACGACCCGCTACTTCGCCAATCGCGACGACAAGCCCGACTTCACCGAACACGTCGACGGCCCACTCGAGGATCGCGGACACCAGATCCACCAGTACTTCACCGAGTACACCGCCTCGCACGGATTGACCGGCGCCGCAGTGCAATACGGCCTGCTGGACAACGCCCGGCGCCGTCGGCTCGGGCTGGGCGTCGCCGAATACCGGAGGCAGATGGCCGAATTGTTCGCGCCGCTGTCGAAAGTGGCTGCGAAGAACCCGTTTTCGTCATCGCCGGTCGAGCGTTCGGTCGAGGAGATCGTCACGGTCACCGACGACAACCGGATGATCTGCGACCCGTACCCCCGGCTGCTGGTGGCACGCGATCAGGTCAACCAGGGCGCCGCGGCGATCATGATGTCGGTGGCCGCCGCACGTCGTCTGGGGGTGCCCGAGGAGAAGTGGGTGTATCTGCACGGCCACTCGGACATGACCGAGCAGGGCCTGCTGGACCGCGTCGACCTCGGCGCCAGCCCGGCGGCCGGACACGCCGCGCGAGAAGCTATGCGGGTGGCGGGAATCGGTGTCGACGACCTCGCGACGTTCGACCTGTACAGCTGCTTCCCGTTCCCGGTCTTCGTGATCTGCGAAGCGCTGGGCGTCGACGCCGACGACCCGCGTGGCCTGACGGTGACCGGTGGCCTGCCCTACTTCGGCGGCCCGGGCAACAGCTATTCGCTGCATGCCATCGCCGAAACGGTCACGCAATTACGCGACAACCCAGGACGATTCGGCTTCGTCGGCGCCAACGGCGGCACCATGAGCAAGTACTCGGTCGGCATCTATTCGACGCTTCCCGCCGACTGGCGGACCGACCGCAGCGCAGAGCTGAACGCGGAAGTCGCGGCATTGCCGACGGTTCCGGTCACCGAGCACCCCGAGGGTCGCGCCACCATCGAGACGTACTCGGTGCGTTACGACTGGCCGGTGCGCACCGGGATCATCGTCGGCAGGCTCGACTCGGACGACTCGCGGTTCCTGGCCATCTCCGAGGACGACGACCTCGTCGCGCTGATGTCCGACGGCGACCCACTCGGGGCGGCCATCACGGTGCGCCCAGCCGACAAGGTCAACCGCGCGAGCCTGGCCTGA
- a CDS encoding M23 family metallopeptidase: protein MAAHRSSGSHRRSSTNRQIDGRVSESPAEVTDIIPFNEFGGLPDFGADADFRENSAFDREAQVIHAPELDDLNDTDDLVPLRLAVPSEFQAGPRHARRAHAYRDSNTDTSDGMAATDVINIGGRTAQHRKQEIPVKGRLMVAAMAVGATAAGAYSMANAAQESSSQTVLAVDHDALANAVSGATGGMQIVTVTPAASSALHTEEIQKAAAFAQERAEREARLQRPMFVMPTRGMWTSGFGYRWGALHAGIDIANSIGTPVLAASDGVVVSAGPYAGYGNMVKLRHADGTVTLYGHLSAWEVEVGQRVWAGDQIAKMGNTGNSTGPHLHFEVHLNGTDRVDPVGWLAKRGLNPSN from the coding sequence TTGGCTGCGCACCGTTCGTCTGGATCTCACCGCAGGTCATCGACGAATCGGCAAATAGACGGCCGCGTAAGCGAATCCCCCGCCGAAGTCACCGACATCATTCCGTTCAACGAGTTCGGCGGCTTGCCCGATTTCGGGGCCGACGCCGACTTCCGTGAGAACAGCGCGTTCGACCGCGAAGCGCAGGTCATCCACGCCCCCGAACTCGACGATCTGAACGACACCGACGATCTCGTGCCGCTGCGACTTGCGGTGCCATCGGAGTTCCAGGCCGGGCCGCGCCACGCGCGCCGCGCGCACGCCTACCGCGACAGCAACACCGACACCAGCGACGGCATGGCCGCCACCGACGTGATCAACATCGGCGGCCGCACGGCCCAGCACCGCAAGCAGGAGATCCCGGTGAAGGGCCGGCTGATGGTCGCCGCAATGGCGGTCGGTGCGACCGCCGCGGGTGCGTACTCGATGGCCAACGCCGCGCAGGAGTCGTCGTCACAGACCGTGCTCGCGGTCGACCACGACGCCCTTGCCAACGCGGTCAGCGGCGCGACGGGCGGCATGCAGATCGTCACCGTCACGCCCGCCGCCAGTTCGGCGCTGCACACCGAGGAGATTCAGAAGGCCGCGGCGTTCGCGCAGGAGCGCGCCGAACGTGAAGCGCGCCTGCAGCGGCCGATGTTCGTGATGCCGACCAGGGGCATGTGGACGTCGGGCTTCGGCTATCGCTGGGGGGCACTGCACGCCGGGATCGACATCGCCAACTCGATCGGCACACCGGTCCTCGCGGCGTCCGACGGCGTGGTCGTCTCCGCGGGGCCGTACGCCGGTTACGGCAACATGGTCAAGCTGCGCCACGCCGACGGCACCGTCACGCTGTACGGCCACCTCAGCGCGTGGGAGGTCGAGGTCGGACAGCGGGTCTGGGCCGGCGACCAGATCGCGAAGATGGGCAACACCGGCAACTCGACAGGACCGCACCTGCACTTCGAGGTGCACCTGAACGGCACCGACCGTGTCGACCCGGTGGGTTGGCTGGCCAAGCGCGGGCTGAACCCGTCCAACTAG
- a CDS encoding cell division protein PerM, with translation MDQRPVGARQARELLRVAFGPSLVALVIIAAIVLLQLLIANSDMTGALGATASMWLGVHLVPVSIGGAELGVMPLLPMLAMVWATARTTAAATSPNGSWFVTRWIVASALGGPLLIAAIALAVIHDAASVLTDLQTPHALRAFGGVLAVHAIGAVVGVGSRVGRRLLAASPLPAWLPDAFRAAVAGVLALAGLSGVVMVGSMVVHWSTMHDLYSITDSTFGQLSLTVLSVLYIPNVIVGTAAVAVGSSAHVGLATFSSFTVFGGDIPALPVLAAVPSPPLGPVWVALLIVAAASAVAVGQQCARRPVPLGSAMGKLAVASALAALTMALLGHAGGGRLGNFGDVGVDQATFGPAVFLWFVGIGALTVAMTGGITRRPRAPKTVAAEPDVEPEPEPEPEPDVVEGEPVEPSEPAETDVPAEAELDPEPEPEPPAAGPPDPLDDPEEHFVADDDGGPPGTR, from the coding sequence GTGGATCAACGGCCAGTCGGCGCACGCCAGGCGCGTGAGCTGCTTCGGGTCGCGTTCGGGCCGTCGTTGGTGGCGCTTGTCATCATCGCGGCGATCGTCCTGCTGCAGCTGCTGATCGCCAACAGCGACATGACCGGCGCGCTCGGCGCGACCGCCAGCATGTGGCTGGGCGTGCACCTGGTGCCGGTGTCGATCGGCGGCGCCGAGTTGGGGGTGATGCCGCTGCTGCCGATGCTCGCGATGGTGTGGGCGACGGCGCGCACGACGGCCGCGGCCACCTCTCCAAACGGCTCGTGGTTCGTGACGCGTTGGATCGTGGCATCGGCGCTGGGCGGGCCGCTGCTGATCGCCGCGATCGCGCTGGCCGTCATCCACGACGCCGCTTCGGTCCTCACCGACCTGCAGACCCCGCACGCGTTGCGTGCATTCGGCGGCGTGCTGGCCGTACACGCGATCGGCGCAGTGGTCGGCGTCGGATCGCGGGTCGGCCGGCGGCTGCTGGCCGCGTCTCCGTTGCCCGCTTGGCTACCCGACGCGTTTCGCGCCGCCGTCGCCGGTGTGCTCGCGCTGGCCGGGCTCTCGGGCGTGGTGATGGTCGGTTCGATGGTCGTGCACTGGTCGACCATGCACGACCTCTACTCGATCACGGACTCTACTTTCGGCCAGCTCAGCCTGACCGTGTTGTCGGTGCTCTACATACCGAATGTGATCGTCGGCACGGCCGCGGTGGCGGTCGGGTCCAGCGCCCACGTCGGGCTCGCCACCTTCAGCTCGTTCACCGTGTTCGGCGGCGACATCCCCGCGCTGCCGGTGCTGGCGGCGGTGCCGTCGCCGCCGCTGGGCCCGGTGTGGGTGGCGTTGCTGATCGTCGCGGCGGCGTCCGCGGTGGCGGTCGGTCAGCAATGTGCGCGTCGTCCGGTTCCGCTGGGGTCCGCGATGGGCAAGCTGGCCGTCGCCTCGGCCCTGGCGGCGCTGACCATGGCGCTACTCGGCCACGCCGGCGGCGGGCGGCTGGGCAACTTCGGCGACGTCGGCGTGGATCAGGCCACGTTCGGGCCCGCGGTCTTCCTGTGGTTCGTCGGGATCGGCGCGCTCACCGTGGCGATGACCGGCGGCATCACCCGCAGACCGCGGGCGCCCAAGACGGTGGCGGCCGAACCGGACGTCGAACCCGAACCCGAACCCGAGCCGGAGCCGGACGTCGTCGAGGGCGAGCCCGTCGAGCCCAGTGAGCCCGCCGAAACCGACGTGCCGGCCGAAGCCGAGCTGGACCCCGAACCGGAACCGGAGCCGCCGGCCGCGGGTCCGCCGGACCCCCTCGACGACCCCGAGGAGCACTTCGTCGCGGACGACGACGGAGGCCCGCCGGGCACCCGTTAG
- the sucD gene encoding succinate--CoA ligase subunit alpha yields MSIFLNKDSKVIVQGITGGEGTKHTALMLKAGTQLVGGVNARKAGTTVSHVDKDGKDVELPVFGSVAEAMKETGADVSVVFVPPKFAKDAIIEAIDAEIPLLVVITEGIPVQDTAYAWAYNLEKGGGKGPKIRIIGPNCPGIITPGEALAGITPANITGPGPVGLVSKSGTLTYQMMFELGDLGFSTSIGIGGDPVIGTTHIDAIEAFEKDPDTKVIVMIGEIGGDAEERAAEYIKANVSKPVVGYVAGFTAPEGKTMGHAGAIVSGSSGTAQAKKEALEAAGVKVGKTPSETARLAREILQGM; encoded by the coding sequence ATGTCTATTTTTCTGAACAAGGACTCCAAGGTCATCGTCCAGGGCATCACCGGTGGTGAGGGCACCAAGCACACCGCGCTGATGCTCAAGGCCGGCACCCAGTTGGTCGGCGGCGTCAACGCCCGCAAGGCGGGCACGACGGTGTCGCATGTGGATAAGGACGGCAAGGACGTCGAGTTGCCGGTGTTCGGCTCCGTCGCCGAGGCGATGAAGGAAACCGGCGCCGACGTGTCGGTGGTGTTCGTGCCGCCGAAGTTCGCCAAGGACGCGATCATCGAGGCGATCGACGCGGAGATTCCGCTGCTGGTCGTCATCACCGAGGGAATCCCGGTGCAGGACACCGCGTATGCGTGGGCCTACAACCTAGAAAAAGGTGGAGGAAAAGGTCCAAAAATCCGCATCATCGGCCCCAACTGCCCCGGCATCATCACGCCCGGCGAGGCGCTGGCCGGCATCACGCCCGCCAACATCACCGGGCCCGGGCCGGTCGGCCTGGTGTCCAAGTCGGGCACGCTGACCTATCAGATGATGTTCGAACTGGGCGATCTGGGCTTCTCGACCTCGATCGGCATCGGCGGCGACCCGGTCATCGGCACCACGCACATCGACGCGATCGAGGCGTTCGAGAAGGACCCCGACACCAAGGTCATCGTGATGATCGGTGAGATCGGCGGCGACGCCGAGGAGCGGGCCGCCGAGTACATCAAGGCCAACGTGAGCAAGCCGGTCGTCGGCTATGTCGCGGGCTTCACCGCGCCCGAAGGCAAGACCATGGGCCACGCAGGCGCGATCGTGTCCGGATCGTCCGGTACCGCGCAGGCCAAGAAGGAAGCGCTGGAGGCCGCGGGCGTGAAGGTCGGCAAGACGCCGTCGGAGACCGCGCGCCTGGCCCGCGAGATCCTGCAGGGTATGTAG
- the sucC gene encoding ADP-forming succinate--CoA ligase subunit beta, producing MDLFEYQAKELFAKHNVPTTPGRVTDTAEDAKAIAEEIGKPVMVKAQVKTGGRGKAGGVKYAATADDAFTHAQNILGLDIKGHIVKKLLVSEASDIAEEYYISFLLDRANRTYLAMCSVEGGMEIEEVAATKPDRLARVPVDATKGVDEAFAREIAEKGHLPAEVLDAAAVTIAKLWEVFVKEDATLVEVNPLVRTPDDQILALDGKVTLDGNADFRHPEHAEFEDRDATDPLELKAKEHDLNYVKLDGQVGIIGNGAGLVMSTLDVVAYAGEKHGGVKPANFLDIGGGASAEVMAAGLDVILHDEQVKSVFVNVFGGITSCDAVANGIVNALKILGDEANKPLVVRLDGNNVEEGRRILAEADHPLVTELGTMDEAADKAAELANK from the coding sequence ATGGATCTCTTCGAATATCAGGCGAAAGAGCTCTTCGCCAAGCACAACGTACCGACCACACCGGGTCGGGTGACCGACACCGCCGAGGACGCCAAGGCGATCGCCGAGGAGATCGGCAAACCCGTCATGGTCAAGGCGCAGGTCAAGACCGGCGGCCGCGGCAAGGCCGGCGGCGTGAAGTACGCGGCCACCGCCGACGACGCGTTCACCCACGCGCAGAACATCCTCGGCCTCGACATCAAGGGCCACATCGTCAAGAAGCTGCTGGTCTCCGAGGCCAGCGACATCGCCGAGGAGTACTACATCTCGTTCCTGCTCGACCGCGCCAACCGGACCTACCTTGCGATGTGCTCGGTCGAGGGCGGCATGGAGATCGAAGAGGTCGCCGCCACCAAGCCGGACCGGCTGGCCCGGGTGCCCGTCGACGCGACCAAGGGCGTCGACGAGGCGTTCGCGCGTGAGATCGCCGAGAAGGGTCATCTGCCCGCCGAGGTGCTCGACGCGGCCGCGGTGACGATCGCCAAGCTGTGGGAGGTGTTCGTCAAAGAGGACGCCACGCTGGTCGAGGTCAACCCGCTGGTGCGCACTCCTGACGATCAGATCCTCGCGCTGGACGGCAAGGTCACGCTCGACGGCAACGCCGACTTCCGTCATCCCGAGCATGCCGAGTTCGAGGACCGGGACGCCACGGACCCGCTGGAGCTCAAGGCCAAGGAGCACGACCTCAACTACGTCAAGCTGGACGGTCAGGTCGGAATCATCGGCAACGGTGCGGGCCTGGTGATGTCGACGCTGGACGTCGTCGCCTATGCCGGCGAGAAGCACGGAGGCGTCAAACCGGCCAACTTCCTCGACATCGGCGGCGGCGCCTCTGCCGAGGTGATGGCCGCGGGCCTGGACGTGATCCTGCACGACGAGCAGGTCAAGAGCGTGTTCGTCAACGTGTTCGGCGGCATCACCTCCTGCGACGCGGTCGCAAACGGCATCGTCAACGCGCTGAAGATCCTCGGCGACGAGGCCAACAAGCCGCTCGTGGTCCGACTCGACGGCAACAACGTCGAAGAGGGCCGTCGCATCCTGGCCGAGGCCGACCACCCGTTGGTGACCGAGTTGGGCACGATGGACGAAGCCGCCGACAAAGCCGCCGAGCTGGCGAACAAGTAA